One region of Pseudomonas alvandae genomic DNA includes:
- a CDS encoding nitric oxide reductase activation protein NorD gives MAFTLELEEWVGSVWHRFITRRASADFPEARVELIPRQRSLQVLFRATGGARHLGVEAVSDRDLLLRRNLLQQIAGTCKQVPLAWCDGDNLRLPASLAAFPDVELNQELYRWLALLAAQSGPMRHWGRDNQRWTLAVLKRYPALRPRYRRLVEAHLSLRPDPGSLNPAEAALERALCQALREPGSVEHFPRSERAAWPLPLWLYPPQHLANPQAADLEESEQYLATPPGEQQGGRKRAERIDDTTRDGGLLIVRLENLFSWTEHVDLDRWSDDSEDPDAARVAEDLDQLTLSRTRLRKGGGLKLHLDLPPADVDDVPLGEGILLPEWDYRKQRLQDDFVSVQTFVPRDCEPQPLPLRLRGPAQRLRRQFEHLRNDRQWLRQQTQGSELDLQAWLDFHVERQHGQCGERGLFMDQRQTRRDLACLLLADLSMSTDAHLNDEHRVIDVIRDSLLLFGETLSVLGDDFALYGFSSLRRQNVRMHELKAFNQRYDDQTRGRIQGLKPGYYTRMGAAIRQATQRMAGCKRRRKLLLLISDGKPNDLDLYEGRYGVEDTRQAVLEARRQGLTPFCITIDREAGDYLPYMFGANGYTLIRQPEQLPLRLPQLYRQLTQD, from the coding sequence ACCCTCGAGCTGGAAGAGTGGGTCGGCAGCGTCTGGCACCGTTTCATCACCCGCCGGGCCAGCGCCGATTTTCCCGAGGCGCGGGTCGAGCTGATTCCACGGCAACGCTCGCTGCAGGTGCTGTTTCGCGCCACGGGCGGTGCCCGGCACCTGGGCGTCGAAGCGGTCAGCGACCGTGATCTTCTGCTGCGCCGCAACCTGTTGCAGCAGATCGCCGGCACCTGCAAGCAAGTGCCGCTGGCCTGGTGCGATGGCGACAACCTGCGTCTGCCGGCGAGCCTGGCGGCGTTTCCCGATGTCGAGCTCAACCAAGAGTTGTATCGCTGGCTGGCGTTGCTGGCCGCGCAGTCTGGGCCGATGCGGCATTGGGGGCGGGACAACCAGCGCTGGACCCTGGCCGTGTTGAAACGCTACCCGGCGCTGCGCCCTCGTTACCGACGATTGGTAGAGGCGCACCTGTCCTTGCGCCCCGACCCTGGATCACTGAACCCCGCCGAAGCGGCCCTGGAGCGCGCGTTGTGCCAAGCCTTACGCGAGCCGGGCAGTGTCGAGCATTTCCCCCGCAGCGAACGGGCGGCCTGGCCGTTGCCGTTGTGGCTGTATCCACCGCAACATCTGGCCAATCCCCAGGCCGCTGATCTCGAAGAGTCCGAGCAATATCTAGCAACGCCGCCCGGCGAACAGCAGGGCGGTCGCAAGCGCGCCGAACGCATCGACGACACCACCCGCGACGGTGGCCTGCTGATCGTGCGCCTGGAAAACCTGTTCAGCTGGACCGAGCACGTGGACCTGGATCGCTGGTCGGACGACAGCGAAGACCCGGACGCTGCCCGCGTCGCAGAGGACCTCGATCAACTGACCCTTTCCCGCACGCGCCTGCGCAAGGGCGGTGGCTTGAAGTTGCACCTGGACTTGCCACCGGCGGATGTCGATGACGTGCCGCTCGGCGAAGGCATCCTCTTGCCGGAATGGGACTATCGCAAGCAGCGCCTGCAGGACGATTTCGTCAGCGTGCAAACCTTCGTCCCGCGTGACTGTGAACCCCAGCCATTGCCCTTGCGCCTGCGAGGCCCGGCCCAGCGCCTGCGTCGCCAGTTCGAACATCTGCGCAACGATCGCCAATGGTTGCGCCAGCAAACCCAGGGCTCGGAACTGGACCTGCAAGCCTGGCTGGACTTTCACGTCGAGCGCCAGCACGGTCAATGCGGTGAACGCGGGCTGTTCATGGACCAGCGCCAGACTCGCCGCGACCTGGCCTGCCTGCTATTAGCCGACCTGTCGATGTCCACCGACGCCCACCTCAATGACGAACACCGGGTCATCGATGTGATCCGCGACAGTCTGTTGCTGTTCGGTGAAACCTTGTCGGTACTGGGGGATGATTTTGCCTTGTACGGGTTTTCCTCCTTGCGCCGGCAGAACGTGCGGATGCATGAACTCAAGGCCTTCAACCAGCGCTACGACGACCAGACCCGCGGCCGGATCCAGGGGCTCAAGCCCGGTTATTACACGCGCATGGGCGCGGCGATCCGCCAGGCTACCCAGCGCATGGCGGGATGCAAGCGGCGGCGCAAGCTGTTGCTGTTGATCAGTGACGGCAAGCCCAATGACCTGGACCTCTACGAGGGTCGCTACGGTGTCGAGGACACGCGCCAGGCGGTGCTGGAGGCCCGACGCCAGGGGCTGACGCCGTTCTGCATCACCATCGACCGGGAAGCGGGGGATTATCTGCCGTACATGTTTGGCGCCAACGGTTACACGCTGATTCGCCAGCCCGAGCAACTGCCGCTGCGGTTGCCGCAGTTGTATCGGCAGTTGACTCAGGATTGA
- the pdxH gene encoding pyridoxamine 5'-phosphate oxidase encodes MPLSLANMRRQYTRDGLDEAQSPDDPLALFDVWMQQARETESPPVEANAMALATVDEQGRPHCRVLLLKGFSADGFSFFGNYESGKGRDLTTNPWAAMTFFWPALERQVRIEGPVHKLDPALSDAYFHSRSVASRLGAWASPQSRPLTNRAALEALLTDTEQRFADQPVPRPEHWGGYCLRPERVEFWQGRADRLHDRLDFRLHDGVWQRSRLAP; translated from the coding sequence ATGCCCCTTTCCCTGGCCAACATGCGCCGCCAATACACCCGCGATGGGCTGGACGAAGCCCAGTCGCCCGACGATCCCTTGGCGCTGTTTGATGTCTGGATGCAACAGGCTCGCGAGACCGAAAGTCCACCCGTGGAAGCCAATGCAATGGCCCTCGCGACAGTGGACGAGCAGGGTCGGCCACACTGCCGGGTGTTGCTGCTCAAGGGTTTCAGCGCAGACGGCTTTTCGTTCTTCGGCAACTATGAGAGTGGCAAGGGGCGCGACCTGACGACCAATCCCTGGGCGGCCATGACGTTCTTCTGGCCGGCCCTGGAGCGACAGGTGCGCATCGAAGGTCCGGTTCACAAACTCGATCCGGCACTGTCGGATGCCTACTTCCATTCCCGTTCCGTCGCCAGCCGTCTCGGCGCTTGGGCTTCGCCGCAAAGCCGTCCGCTGACGAACCGGGCGGCGCTGGAGGCCTTGCTGACGGACACCGAACAACGTTTCGCCGATCAACCGGTGCCACGTCCCGAGCATTGGGGCGGTTATTGCCTGCGGCCCGAGCGGGTCGAGTTCTGGCAGGGGCGCGCCGATCGTCTGCATGACCGTCTGGATTTCCGGCTGCACGACGGTGTTTGGCAGCGCAGCCGCTTGGCGCCTTGA
- a CDS encoding protein DnrP — MSAQPTCLYCQHANAISQTECRQCGMPLPVEAALAGERRLRRFTWFCVGLTIFCIVMFFWLPRSIA; from the coding sequence ATGAGCGCGCAGCCCACTTGCCTGTACTGCCAACACGCCAATGCCATCAGCCAAACCGAGTGCCGCCAATGCGGCATGCCCCTGCCGGTCGAAGCGGCGCTGGCCGGTGAGCGCCGGCTGCGGCGCTTCACCTGGTTCTGCGTCGGCTTGACGATCTTCTGCATCGTCATGTTCTTCTGGTTGCCGCGCAGCATCGCCTGA
- the ubiU gene encoding ubiquinone anaerobic biosynthesis protein UbiU — protein sequence MQLVCPAGNLPALKAAVRQGADAVYVGFRDDTNARHFAGLNMDDKQFDAAVAHIRQHQRKLYVAVNTYPQPKGWERWQRAVDRAADFGVDALIAADPGVLSYASQRHPRLALHLSVQGSATHAAALAFYAQRYDIRRAVLPRVLSLAQVRQVAAGSPVPIEVFGFGSLCIMAEGRCHLSSYITGESPNLCGVCSPARAVRWSEDADGLSARLSEVLIDRYTPEEPAGYPTLCKGRFLVGGKRFHALEEPTSLDTLDLLPELAAIGVEAVKIEGRQRSPAYVEQVTRVWRAALDAHQVAPQRFRVREEWRQVLAGLSEGSQTTLGAYHRSWQ from the coding sequence ATGCAACTGGTTTGCCCGGCAGGGAATCTGCCAGCCCTCAAAGCGGCGGTGCGCCAAGGCGCCGATGCCGTTTATGTCGGCTTTCGCGATGACACCAATGCCCGGCACTTCGCCGGGCTGAACATGGACGACAAACAGTTCGACGCAGCGGTCGCCCATATCCGCCAGCACCAACGCAAACTCTACGTGGCGGTCAATACATATCCGCAACCCAAGGGCTGGGAGCGCTGGCAGCGTGCGGTGGATCGCGCCGCCGATTTCGGCGTGGATGCGTTGATCGCCGCCGATCCCGGGGTACTCAGCTACGCCAGCCAGCGCCATCCTCGCTTGGCGCTGCACCTTTCAGTACAAGGCTCGGCCACCCACGCGGCGGCGCTGGCGTTCTACGCGCAGCGCTATGACATTCGTCGCGCCGTGCTGCCGCGCGTGCTGTCCCTGGCCCAGGTCCGGCAGGTGGCGGCGGGCAGCCCGGTGCCGATCGAGGTCTTCGGTTTCGGCAGCCTGTGCATCATGGCCGAGGGCCGTTGCCACTTGTCTTCATACATCACTGGCGAATCGCCGAACCTCTGCGGCGTCTGTTCGCCGGCCAGGGCGGTGCGCTGGAGCGAGGACGCCGATGGCTTGAGCGCCCGCTTGAGCGAAGTGCTGATCGACCGCTACACCCCGGAAGAACCGGCCGGCTATCCGACATTGTGCAAAGGCCGCTTCCTGGTGGGCGGCAAGCGCTTCCACGCCCTGGAAGAACCCACCAGCCTCGACACCCTCGACCTGCTGCCGGAACTGGCGGCCATCGGCGTCGAAGCGGTGAAGATCGAAGGCCGCCAGCGCAGCCCGGCCTACGTCGAGCAAGTGACCCGGGTCTGGCGCGCCGCGCTGGATGCCCATCAGGTCGCGCCGCAACGCTTCCGCGTGCGGGAAGAATGGCGCCAGGTGCTGGCCGGTCTGTCCGAAGGCAGCCAGACCACCCTGGGCGCGTACCATCGATCATGGCAATGA
- the moaB gene encoding molybdenum cofactor biosynthesis protein B, whose protein sequence is MAHLTQRVFQPLNIAVLTISDTRTFETDSSGQTLADLLQSAGHNLIDRALVKDDIYQIRAQVSQWIADPKVQVVLMTGGTGFTARDNTPQAVAPLLDKQVDGFGELFRQVSLAEIGMSTLQSRALAGMSNGVLVVCLPGSPGACRTGWEKILVGQLDGRTGPCNFTPHLKPQEGIAPTACETRP, encoded by the coding sequence ATGGCCCATCTGACCCAACGCGTTTTCCAACCGCTAAACATTGCGGTACTGACCATCAGCGATACCCGCACCTTCGAAACCGATTCATCAGGCCAGACCCTGGCCGACCTGCTGCAAAGCGCCGGTCATAACCTGATCGACCGGGCGCTGGTGAAGGACGACATCTACCAGATCCGCGCACAAGTCTCGCAGTGGATTGCCGACCCCAAAGTACAGGTGGTGCTGATGACCGGCGGCACCGGTTTCACCGCGCGTGACAACACGCCCCAAGCGGTGGCGCCGCTGCTCGACAAGCAGGTCGATGGCTTCGGCGAATTGTTCCGCCAGGTGTCGCTGGCGGAGATCGGCATGTCCACCCTGCAATCACGGGCGTTGGCCGGCATGAGCAACGGCGTGCTGGTGGTGTGCTTGCCGGGTTCGCCAGGCGCTTGCCGGACCGGCTGGGAGAAAATTCTCGTCGGGCAACTGGACGGGCGCACCGGGCCGTGCAATTTCACCCCGCACCTCAAGCCCCAGGAAGGCATCGCACCAACAGCCTGCGAGACACGCCCATGA
- a CDS encoding molybdopterin molybdotransferase MoeA, whose protein sequence is MSGKVCDSGVLTPVDEAIRHLLDQAPPPPPVQRVALDQALARVLAVDVLCPMNLPAWDNSAMDGYALRAEDLPIAGGYLALAGRIAAGDGPGEPLSAGRVVRIFTGAPLPPGADTVVPQESCRVEGERVWLPSVNRGDHVRKEGEELRRGDRLLGAGTRLRAQELGLLAGAGIDRVEVFRPLQVGLLSSGDELREPGEPLAPGQIYNSNRHSLAALLRGWGLEVHDFGVMPDQLLASRQALRLAAAECDVLITSGGVSVGEEDHLKHAIEALGSIDLWRLAIQPGKPLAFGDVEGKPWIGLPGNPSAALITALIVVRPFLFRAQGMRDVLPTPLQVPAGFDWLKRNRRRQYLRARLVAGVNGHLCVELHPQQSSAMLTAACWADGLAVVERDAQVHKHDPVMYLPFASLMH, encoded by the coding sequence ATGAGCGGCAAGGTGTGTGACAGCGGGGTATTGACGCCTGTGGATGAGGCGATCCGGCATCTGCTGGACCAGGCGCCGCCGCCTCCGCCGGTGCAACGAGTTGCCCTGGATCAGGCCCTGGCGCGGGTGCTGGCCGTTGATGTCCTGTGCCCGATGAACCTGCCGGCCTGGGACAACAGCGCCATGGACGGCTACGCCTTGCGCGCCGAGGACCTGCCCATTGCGGGCGGTTACCTGGCGCTGGCCGGGCGGATCGCCGCGGGTGACGGGCCGGGCGAGCCGCTGTCGGCGGGCCGGGTCGTGCGCATTTTTACCGGTGCGCCGTTGCCGCCGGGCGCCGACACGGTCGTGCCGCAGGAAAGCTGCCGGGTCGAGGGCGAGCGGGTCTGGCTGCCATCGGTCAATCGCGGCGACCACGTTCGCAAGGAAGGCGAAGAGCTGCGCCGGGGCGATCGATTGCTCGGTGCCGGCACGCGGCTGCGGGCCCAGGAACTGGGATTGCTCGCCGGTGCCGGGATCGATCGGGTGGAGGTCTTTCGTCCGTTGCAGGTGGGTTTGCTCAGCAGCGGCGATGAGCTGCGCGAGCCGGGCGAGCCGTTGGCGCCGGGGCAGATCTACAACAGCAATCGCCACAGCCTCGCCGCGTTGTTGCGTGGCTGGGGCCTGGAAGTCCATGACTTCGGCGTCATGCCCGACCAGCTATTGGCCAGTCGCCAAGCGTTGCGCCTGGCCGCGGCCGAATGCGATGTGCTGATCACCTCGGGCGGTGTCTCGGTGGGTGAGGAGGATCACCTCAAGCACGCCATCGAAGCCTTGGGCAGCATCGATCTCTGGCGCCTGGCGATCCAGCCCGGCAAGCCCCTGGCGTTCGGTGACGTGGAGGGCAAGCCGTGGATTGGCCTGCCGGGCAATCCTTCGGCGGCGCTGATTACCGCGTTGATCGTCGTGCGGCCATTCCTGTTCCGGGCCCAGGGCATGCGGGACGTACTGCCCACACCGCTGCAGGTGCCTGCCGGCTTCGACTGGTTGAAGCGCAACCGCCGTCGGCAATACCTGCGAGCCCGATTGGTCGCGGGCGTTAACGGGCATCTGTGCGTTGAACTGCACCCACAGCAAAGCTCGGCGATGCTGACGGCGGCCTGTTGGGCCGATGGCCTGGCGGTGGTGGAGCGTGATGCTCAAGTGCACAAGCACGATCCAGTGATGTACCTGCCATTCGCGAGCCTGATGCATTGA
- the norR gene encoding nitric oxide reductase transcriptional regulator NorR has translation MLRESLAADLIVELPNAVRLQRLVQTLREYFNSGAVGLLRLDEDSLRPVATVGLVHEALGRRFVIAQHPRLAAIMASREPTWFEPDSRLPDPYDGLLVHHVGEPLPVHDCMGVSLYVEGQLWGAITLDALHAGTFDSRAREELKRCTLQIEAAVRVTRLEQENRSLRASRSDPADLRLPTEEGEILGRSEGLQQLLNELDVLADSELPVLLLGETGVGKELFARRLHRLSRRGHKPLVQVNCAALPESLAESELFGHVKGAFSGATTDRAGRFDAANGGTLFLDEVGELPLSVQAKLLRTLQNGEIQRLGADKPLHVDVRIIAATNRHLPDSIRDGLFRADLYHRLSVYPVPIPPLRERGHDVLMLAGHFLELNRTRLGLRGLRLSPAAEQALLAYSWPGNVRELEHVISRAALKALSRGANRGVIMTLEPQVLDLDVSASAAAIDTPEERVDAPLRPLSVTVDECQRQAIFRALERCGQNWAGAARLLEIDPSNLHKLARRLGLK, from the coding sequence ATGCTGCGTGAAAGCCTGGCCGCCGACCTGATCGTCGAGCTGCCCAATGCGGTGCGATTGCAGCGCCTGGTGCAGACCCTGCGCGAATACTTCAACAGCGGCGCCGTCGGTTTGCTGCGCCTGGACGAGGACAGCCTCCGGCCGGTGGCGACCGTTGGCCTGGTCCACGAAGCACTGGGCCGGCGATTCGTGATCGCCCAGCACCCGCGCCTGGCAGCAATCATGGCATCGCGCGAGCCGACCTGGTTCGAGCCGGACAGTCGTTTGCCGGACCCGTATGACGGCTTGCTCGTTCATCACGTCGGCGAGCCGCTGCCGGTGCACGACTGCATGGGCGTGAGCCTGTACGTGGAAGGTCAGCTCTGGGGCGCGATCACCCTGGATGCGTTGCACGCCGGGACGTTCGACAGTCGCGCCCGGGAAGAGCTCAAGCGCTGCACCTTGCAGATCGAGGCGGCGGTGCGCGTCACCCGGTTGGAGCAGGAGAACCGTAGCCTGCGGGCGTCGCGCAGTGACCCGGCGGACCTGCGCCTGCCGACTGAAGAGGGCGAAATCCTTGGCCGCAGCGAAGGACTGCAGCAATTGCTCAACGAACTGGACGTACTCGCCGACTCGGAACTGCCGGTGTTGCTGCTGGGCGAAACCGGCGTGGGCAAGGAATTGTTCGCCCGGCGGCTGCACCGCCTCTCGCGGCGCGGGCATAAGCCGTTGGTGCAGGTCAACTGCGCGGCACTGCCTGAATCCCTGGCCGAAAGCGAGTTGTTTGGCCACGTCAAAGGCGCGTTTTCCGGCGCCACCACCGACCGCGCCGGGCGCTTCGACGCGGCCAATGGCGGCACGTTGTTTCTCGATGAGGTCGGCGAGTTGCCGTTGAGCGTGCAGGCCAAGTTGCTGCGCACTTTGCAGAACGGCGAGATACAGCGCCTGGGAGCGGACAAGCCGCTGCACGTTGACGTGCGGATCATCGCCGCGACCAACCGGCACTTGCCCGACAGCATTCGCGACGGGCTGTTTCGCGCCGACCTGTATCACCGGTTGTCGGTCTACCCGGTGCCGATCCCGCCGCTGCGCGAACGCGGCCACGATGTGCTGATGCTGGCCGGGCACTTTCTCGAATTGAATCGCACGCGACTGGGCTTGCGCGGGCTGCGCCTGTCGCCGGCGGCCGAACAGGCGTTGCTGGCGTACAGTTGGCCGGGGAACGTGCGGGAGCTGGAGCACGTCATCAGTCGCGCGGCGCTGAAAGCGTTGAGCCGTGGCGCCAATCGCGGGGTGATCATGACCCTCGAACCGCAAGTGCTGGATCTGGACGTCAGCGCCAGCGCTGCCGCCATCGATACGCCAGAGGAAAGGGTGGACGCACCGTTACGGCCCCTGAGCGTCACGGTGGACGAATGCCAGCGCCAGGCGATCTTCAGGGCCTTGGAGCGTTGTGGGCAGAATTGGGCGGGGGCGGCGCGGTTGTTGGAGATTGATCCGAGCAATTTGCATAAGTTGGCGCGGCGGTTGGGGCTTAAGTAG
- a CDS encoding NnrS family protein, with translation MQVLDRRKAMAIPPLWRLAFRPFFLGGCVLALLVVPLWLAVFSGRLSAWQPAGGWLAWHRHELLFGFGLAIIAGFLLTAVQTWTGTPGLSGKRLAALALVWLGARLAWLVDAPLPLLAVLELAFALGVAALMGLTLWRVRQKRNYPIVLVLLLLAAADGLSVYGLIQHNESLQRQSVLTGLWLVAAMMGLIGGRVIPFFTQRGLGRVEGVAPWPWLDRLLLAGSALVALLYAFGPALAANVWVGLLFAGLAVGHGIRLVRWHDRDLWRVPLLWSLHLAYAWLAVACLGMALWHVGVPVNPSLAVHSLTIGAMAGLILAMIARVSLGHTGRPLEPPAGMTLAFILLNLACLSRVLLVLLLPFAALWLAGVCWTLAFGLYAWRYGPMLLKSRVDGHPG, from the coding sequence ATGCAAGTGCTTGATCGTCGCAAGGCCATGGCGATTCCACCGCTGTGGCGCCTGGCGTTCCGGCCGTTCTTCCTGGGCGGCTGCGTGCTCGCGCTGCTGGTGGTGCCGCTGTGGCTGGCGGTGTTCAGCGGGCGATTGTCGGCCTGGCAGCCGGCCGGTGGCTGGCTGGCCTGGCACCGTCATGAATTGCTGTTCGGTTTCGGCCTGGCGATCATCGCCGGGTTCCTGCTGACAGCGGTGCAAACCTGGACGGGTACGCCGGGGCTCAGCGGCAAGCGGTTGGCAGCGCTGGCGTTGGTGTGGCTGGGGGCGCGACTGGCCTGGTTGGTTGATGCACCGCTGCCCTTGCTGGCGGTCCTGGAGCTGGCTTTCGCCTTGGGTGTCGCCGCGTTGATGGGTCTGACGTTGTGGCGTGTGCGGCAGAAACGCAATTACCCGATCGTGTTGGTCTTGCTGCTGCTGGCTGCCGCTGACGGCTTGTCGGTGTACGGCCTGATCCAGCACAACGAAAGTTTGCAGCGCCAGAGCGTGCTCACCGGCTTGTGGCTGGTGGCGGCGATGATGGGGCTGATTGGCGGACGTGTGATTCCGTTCTTCACCCAGCGTGGCCTCGGTCGCGTGGAAGGTGTTGCGCCCTGGCCGTGGCTCGATCGCTTGTTGCTGGCGGGTTCCGCACTGGTGGCGCTGCTGTATGCCTTCGGTCCGGCGCTGGCGGCCAACGTCTGGGTCGGCCTGTTGTTCGCCGGGTTGGCGGTGGGCCACGGGATTCGGCTGGTGCGCTGGCATGACCGGGACCTGTGGCGGGTGCCGCTGCTGTGGTCGCTGCACCTGGCCTACGCCTGGCTGGCGGTGGCGTGCCTGGGCATGGCGCTGTGGCACGTCGGCGTGCCGGTGAACCCGAGCCTGGCGGTGCACAGCCTGACCATCGGCGCCATGGCCGGGTTGATCCTGGCGATGATCGCCCGTGTCAGCCTGGGCCATACCGGGCGCCCCCTCGAACCACCGGCGGGCATGACCCTTGCGTTCATCCTGTTGAACCTGGCGTGCCTGAGCCGCGTGCTGCTGGTGCTGCTGTTGCCGTTCGCCGCGCTATGGCTGGCGGGAGTGTGCTGGACCTTGGCGTTTGGCCTGTACGCCTGGCGCTATGGGCCGATGCTGCTCAAGAGCCGGGTGGATGGGCATCCGGGATGA
- a CDS encoding membrane protein — translation MYGVLLITHLLAAIAFIGTLFFEVFIWHAARRPLSQAVREGVDQAIAQRSRHVLHGVVLVLYGAGIALAWQHRGALSQPLSNSFGLLLSLKILLALSIVGHYVWLAYWLKSGRLTPSRACWLRRSILGHMVLIVVLAKAMFYWQF, via the coding sequence ATGTATGGGGTCTTGCTGATCACCCACCTGTTGGCGGCCATCGCTTTCATAGGCACGCTGTTCTTCGAGGTGTTCATCTGGCATGCCGCCCGTCGGCCTTTGTCGCAGGCGGTCAGGGAGGGCGTAGATCAGGCGATTGCCCAACGCTCAAGGCACGTACTTCACGGCGTGGTGCTGGTGCTCTATGGCGCCGGCATCGCCCTGGCCTGGCAGCATCGCGGCGCATTGAGCCAGCCGTTGAGCAACAGCTTCGGGCTGTTGCTGAGCTTGAAGATCCTGTTGGCCCTGAGCATCGTCGGGCATTACGTCTGGCTGGCGTACTGGCTCAAGAGCGGCCGGCTGACACCGAGCCGGGCGTGTTGGCTGCGGCGCAGTATCCTGGGGCATATGGTGTTGATCGTGGTGTTGGCGAAGGCGATGTTCTATTGGCAGTTTTAA
- the ytfE gene encoding iron-sulfur cluster repair protein YtfE produces MSLDLLEQSLGQLACDIPGATRTFHHYSLDFCCGGQKSLREAALSKGLNPLLIADALRTLQAAGERGHDWRDEPQALLISHILERYHARHREQLPELIRLARRVETVHGARASCPNGLADHLQDMYQELEGHMLKEEQVLFPMLQRGLGERASAPIQVLRYEHDQHGEALETLLALTDQITPPADACNTWRALYRGLVEFRDDLMQHIHLENNVLFVNAMKPAH; encoded by the coding sequence ATGAGCCTCGACCTGCTGGAACAAAGCCTCGGCCAACTGGCCTGCGACATTCCCGGTGCTACCCGTACCTTCCATCATTACAGCCTCGATTTCTGCTGTGGCGGGCAAAAATCCTTGCGCGAAGCGGCGCTGAGCAAGGGCCTGAACCCGCTGCTGATCGCCGATGCCCTGCGCACTTTGCAAGCCGCTGGCGAACGCGGCCATGACTGGCGCGATGAACCCCAGGCGCTGTTGATCAGCCACATCCTCGAACGCTACCACGCCCGCCATCGCGAACAACTGCCGGAACTCATTCGCCTGGCACGGCGCGTCGAAACCGTTCATGGCGCACGCGCCAGTTGCCCCAACGGCCTGGCCGATCATCTGCAGGACATGTACCAGGAACTCGAAGGCCACATGCTCAAGGAAGAACAAGTGCTATTCCCGATGCTGCAACGCGGCCTGGGCGAACGCGCCTCGGCGCCGATCCAGGTGCTGCGCTATGAACACGACCAACATGGTGAAGCACTGGAAACCCTGCTCGCCCTGACCGACCAGATCACCCCGCCCGCCGACGCCTGCAACACCTGGCGCGCCCTGTACCGCGGACTGGTGGAGTTTCGCGATGACCTGATGCAGCACATCCACCTGGAAAACAACGTGTTGTTCGTCAATGCGATGAAGCCTGCCCACTGA
- a CDS encoding Crp/Fnr family transcriptional regulator: MVLHRVHHQILRSHHLFEPLNEEQLDELMSHSQLLNIDKGDPLFRQGEPAQAFYFVISGAVKIFRLTPDGQEKVFEVIGERQTFAEAMMLMDTPNYVASAEAVGPTQLYRLSNATYMRLLQSNSRLTFALLGKLCVRLHQRVNEIETLSLKNATHRVVRYLLTQLVRLQTVDSQFELPMAKQLIAGHLSIQPETFSRIIRRLIDEKIITQDGRQIAILDRPRLEQFE; the protein is encoded by the coding sequence ATGGTGCTCCACCGCGTCCATCACCAGATTCTGCGCAGCCATCACCTGTTCGAGCCACTGAACGAGGAACAGCTCGACGAATTGATGAGCCACAGCCAACTGCTCAACATCGACAAGGGCGATCCGCTGTTTCGCCAGGGTGAACCGGCGCAAGCGTTCTACTTCGTGATCTCCGGGGCGGTGAAAATTTTCCGGTTGACCCCGGACGGCCAGGAAAAAGTCTTCGAGGTGATTGGCGAGCGCCAGACCTTCGCCGAAGCCATGATGCTGATGGACACGCCCAACTACGTCGCCTCCGCCGAAGCCGTGGGCCCGACGCAGCTGTATCGGCTGTCCAACGCCACGTACATGCGCCTGCTGCAAAGCAACAGCCGGCTGACCTTCGCCCTGCTCGGCAAGCTTTGCGTGCGCTTGCACCAGCGGGTCAACGAGATCGAAACCCTGTCGCTGAAGAACGCCACCCACCGCGTGGTGCGCTACCTGCTCACGCAACTGGTGCGTTTGCAAACCGTCGACAGCCAGTTCGAATTGCCCATGGCCAAGCAGTTGATCGCCGGCCACCTGTCGATCCAACCGGAAACGTTTTCGCGGATCATCCGCCGCCTGATCGATGAAAAGATCATCACCCAGGACGGTCGCCAGATCGCCATTCTCGACCGCCCGCGCCTGGAGCAGTTCGAATGA